Genomic window (Cuculus canorus isolate bCucCan1 chromosome 15, bCucCan1.pri, whole genome shotgun sequence):
TAGCTTTCCTGAGCTTAAGCTGGTTAAAATGATGCTTAAGCTGGTAAAACGGTGCCTGGAGCTCTGGGCTGCTTTTTTAAGTTAGAGCAGTTCTACCCAGCTGAACTGCATGAGTGTGCCTATCAGGACAATCACCTGCGGAAAAAGCTTAGACTGGCTTCAGTCCTGGAAAGTAATTTCACAAGGAGAAGCACCTCCACAGACAGGCAGAACAGGCTTCTGTCTCTGGGCTTCGGCACTGCATGGAAGTAGGCTGTAAAATAAATCTGCACGTCcaaaaaagtttatttctatAGTTACAAAAACTATGAGAATAGAgtacagcagaaaaaatctgaatgtCAAAATATTGCATGATGCCTGGAGGCaatgtttatttaaacataaaattgtAGATCTGGTTATTCAGTGAGCTTGTCTGTAACTAGAATCTTAATGAGCTGCCATTCTGCTTAAGCTGAGAGTCTTGATTTGAAGGCATACAAGTATTTACAAACTGTTCTGATGATAACATGGACTGATACCTTAGTAAAATGACTACTATGTATACTCTGAGGTGCATTAACAGTGCACACAGTTTGAATCTGTCATTAGTTACCCCGGACAGGAAGAATTCAAGAGGTGTGGTCAGCTCTACTTCCTACATTTGATAACACTTACTTTGTTTCTGCAGGTATTTTGTTTATGATCATGTGTTTGCGGAAGAGATTACTTCAATGGATAGTCAGCTAAGTCCTCTAGAAGAAGAAAACGAGAacttaaaaaaagcagttacaGTTCTGCAAGCCCAACTTAAtgtagaaaaagagaagaggataACAATGGAAGAGGAATATAGTCTTatggtaaaagaaaactgtgacCTTGAACAGAGGCTTGTTGATGTAGACTTATATCGGGCTCgtgcagaggagctggaagtgGAGGTAGCTGAAATGCGACAAATGCTTCAGTCTGAAAACACATTCCATAATGCAGAGAAGTTGGTGCCAgaatcctttttcatttcattcaagGAGTCTTTAGAAAGGGAGCTTGGTCAGAGCCCGGCAGATGATGGACTTCTGACTGTGTCGGAGCTTGAAAAGAAGGCACTGAAACGGAGCAGCAGTGAAACTTTCCTAAGCAGCGCTGCAGGGGGAGACATTCTAAGGGGCCACGAAGAAACGTGTATTAGGAGAGCTGAAGCTGTGAAGCAGCGAGGGATCTCTGTACTTAATGAAGTTGATGCTCAGTATAATGCTCTGAAAGTGAAGTATGAGGAACTTTTGAAGAAGTGTCAGATGGATGAAGATTCTTTGAAACACAAGGCTGTACAAACACTGAAGCAGTATTCCAAAGACCTGAATGTGGGGAATACCCAGTATGAGCTTTCAGCTAGCAATCAGGAGTTCACAAATGTGGAGCTAAGTGACTCTCCCACAAATGCTCTTCCTGAATATAAAGCACTCTTTAAGGAAATTTTCAGCTgtatcagaaaaacaaaggaagaaatagatGAACACAGAGCTAAGTACAAGTCCCTTTCCTCTCAGCCGTAATACTGGACAGGCTGATGACCCATTTTCTGTTGACTGATCTGTTAGTCAAGAAAGGGGAAAGCTTGATACAGATGTCAGAAGACCTCCCCTGTATTTCTTGAGCACtcaaaatgaatgttttgaaTTGGCTTGTAGACTGTAGTTAACAAGCTAGTTAGTTAACAGCTAGTCTCCCTATGTAGCAATAGATTTAATGTTGTTTAGCACTGTCACACAAACTAGCGGTTATAAAGCAAACGTCACGATCTCTCTGGTCAGAGCAGTAACTGACACTCGTTTCCTTAGTCCACTTCAAAGATAAAAGTTCAGAAGTCCATAGTGTATTTCTCAGAAGGAACCGGACCAAAGCTTTCCTCTGGTTCACAGAGGTGGTCTGTCCCTGTAACTGCACCTGTGCAGAAAATTAAaccccagcccctgcccaggCTGAGGGGCAGCCTCTCCTCGAGTGTTGAGAATGAAGTCAGCAGTCTTGCTGAACTGGCTTTGGCAGGGGGTGGAGGGCTGGCACAGCAATCTGCACTGTGCTTGGTTTAAGCTACTACCACATTTTCACATGCACTAAGTTCTCCCACCGATTAATATAAATGTCTTCCTACCAAGAAAG
Coding sequences:
- the CDR2 gene encoding cerebellar degeneration-related protein 2 → MLADSLVEEFEIREDEPWYDQQDLQQDLHLAAELGKTLLDRNTELEESLQQMYATNQEQLQEIEYLTKQVELLRQMNDQHAKVYEQLDVTARELEDTNQKLVAESRASQQKILSLTETIENLQTHIDDLQRQVEELKKSGRGRMSHERSDQPRSMHSFSCLKELYDLRQYFVYDHVFAEEITSMDSQLSPLEEENENLKKAVTVLQAQLNVEKEKRITMEEEYSLMVKENCDLEQRLVDVDLYRARAEELEVEVAEMRQMLQSENTFHNAEKLVPESFFISFKESLERELGQSPADDGLLTVSELEKKALKRSSSETFLSSAAGGDILRGHEETCIRRAEAVKQRGISVLNEVDAQYNALKVKYEELLKKCQMDEDSLKHKAVQTLKQYSKDLNVGNTQYELSASNQEFTNVELSDSPTNALPEYKALFKEIFSCIRKTKEEIDEHRAKYKSLSSQP